A DNA window from Engystomops pustulosus chromosome 6, aEngPut4.maternal, whole genome shotgun sequence contains the following coding sequences:
- the UBTF gene encoding nucleolar transcription factor 1 isoform X1, translating to MNGATGGAQTKTNMTAQGDQEQWSQEDMLTLLETMKTILPSQDSSKYKTTESHLDWEKLSFKNYTGIMCRQKWIEISNEIRKFRTLSELIQDAEEHVKNPYKGKKLKKHPEFPKKPLTPYFRFFMEKRAKYATLHPEMSNLDLTKILSKKYKELPDKKKTKYIEDFQREKQDFDKNMAKFREEHPELVQTTKKPDVPEKPKTPQQLWYNHERKVFLKMKPDASTKEVKDSLGKQWSQLPDKKRLKWIHKALEQRKQYEDIMRDYIQKHPEMNISEEGMVRSTLTKAERQLKDKFDGRPTKPPPNSYSLYCAELMANMKDVPSTERMVLCSQRWKLLSQKEKDAYHKKCEQKKKEYEVELLRFLESLPEEEQKRVLSEEKMFGLAKKNAKSGASPDAKGKSKTSPDKKAAADRGKLPETPKTAEEIWQQSVIGDYLARFKNDRIKALKSMESTWLNMEKKEKIMWIKKAAEDQKRYERELSDMRAPPAATNPAKKLKFKGEPKKAPMNGYQKFSQELLSNGELNHLPLKERMVEIGSRWQRISPAQKEYYKKLAEDQQRVYRTQLETWMKSLSSQDRAAYKEQSSNKRKSTTKLKTPNAKVKASQSKSDEDDDDDEDDDEEEDEEEEDKEESSEDGDSSDSSSEEESEDAEENEDEEDEEDEEDDEDNESGSSSSSSSSAESSESESN from the exons ATGAACGGAGCAACTGGTGGCGCACAGACAAAGACCAACATGACTGCCCAAGGTGATCAAG AACAATGGTCTCAAGAGGACATGCTCACCCTCCTGGAAACCATGAAGACTATCCTGCCTAGCCAGGACAGCTCAAAGTACAAAACCACAGAGTCTCACCTGGACTGGGAGAAGCTGTCCTTCAAGAACTACACAGGGATCATGTGTCGTCAAAAGTGGATTGAGATCTCAAATGAG ATCAGGAAGTTCCGAACTCTCTCAGAACTTATTCAAGACGCAGAAGAACACGTGAAGAACCCATATAAAGGAAAGAAATTGAAG AAACATCCAGAATTTCCAAAGAAGCCCCTTACTCCATATTTCCGCTTTTTTATGGAGAAGAGGGCTAAGTATGCTACGCTTCATCCTGAGATGAGCAACCTGGACCTAACGAAAATCCTATCTAAGAAGTACAAAGAGTTACCAGACAAGAAAAAG ACTAAGTATATTGAGGATTTCCAGAGAGAGAAACAAGATTTTGACAAGAACATGGCAAAATTCAG AGAGGAGCATCCAGAACTTGTGCAAACTACAAAGAAACCTGACGTCCCTGAAAAACCCAAGACCCCCCAACAACTGTGGTATAATCATGAGAGGAAGGTCTTCCTTAAAATGAAGCCTGAC GCTAGCACAAAGGAAGTAAAGGACTCCCTGGGAAAACAGTGGTCACAACTCCCTGATAAGAAACGACTCAAGTGGATCCATAAAGCATTGGAACAGCGCAAACAATATGAG GACATTATGCGGGATTACATCCAGAAGCACCCAGAAATGAACATTTCTGAGGAGGGCATGGTCCGTTCCACCCTCACCAAGGCTGAGCGGCAGCTAAAAGACAAGTTTGATGGCCGACCTACTAAACCACCTCC AAACAGCTACTCCTTGTACTGTGCAGAACTGATGGCCAACATGAAGGATGTCCCCAGCACCGAACGCATGGTCCTGTGCAGTCAGCGGTGGAAGCTGCTTTCTCAGAAGGAAAAAGATGCTTACCACAAGAAGTGTGAACAG AAAAAGAAAGAATATGAAGTGGAGTTGTTGCGATTTCTGGAG AGCCTCCCAGAAGAAGAACAAAAGCGGGTTCTCTCAGAAGAAAAGATGTTTGGACTGGCTAAGAAAAACGCCAAATCAGGAGCTTCTCCAGATGCTAAA GGAAAGAGCAAAACTAGTCCAGACAAAAAGGCTGCAGCTGATCGGGGGAAACTCCCAGAAACTCCAAAAACGGCTGAAGAAATTTGGCAGCAGAGTGTGATTGGCGACTATCTAGCCCGGTTTAAG AATGATCGAATTAAAGCCCTTAAATCTATGGAGTCAACTTGGTTGAATATGGAGAAAAAGGAGAAGATCATGTGGATTAAAAAAGCAGCTGAGGACCAGAAACGATATGAG AGAGAGCTAAGTGATATGAGGGCTCCTCCAGCTGCAACAAACCCTGCAAAGAAGCTAAAGTTCAAGGGAGAACCAAAAAAAGCCCCAAT GAATGGTTACCAGAAGTTCTCGCAGGAGCTCCTCTCAAATGGAGAGCTCAACCATCTCCCTCTGAAAGAACGTATGGTAGAGATTGGCAGCCGGTGGCAGCGAATTTCCCCTGCTCAGAAGGAATATTACAAAAAGCTGGCAGAAGATCAGCAGAGAGTCTACCGCACGCAACTGGAAACCTGGATGAAG AGTTTATCCTCTCAGGATCGAGCTGCTTACAAAGAGCAGTCATCTAAT AAACGCAAGAGTACAACAAAACTCAAGACTCCCAATGCAAAAGTCAAGGCATCTCAGAGCAAATCT gatgaggatgatgatgacgatgaagaTGATGACGAAGAGGAGGATGAAGAAGAGGAAGACAAAGAGGAGTCTTCTGAAGATGGAGACTCCTCTGACTCAAGCAGTGAAGAAGAAAGTGAAGATGCAGAAGAG AATGAAGATGAGGAAGATGAAGAGGACGAAGAAGATGATGAAGATAATGAATCTGGTTCCAgttcttcatcatcatcatcagcagAATCTTCGGAGTCTGAATCGAACTGA
- the UBTF gene encoding nucleolar transcription factor 1 isoform X2, whose translation MNGATGGAQTKTNMTAQGDQEQWSQEDMLTLLETMKTILPSQDSSKYKTTESHLDWEKLSFKNYTGIMCRQKWIEISNEIRKFRTLSELIQDAEEHVKNPYKGKKLKKHPEFPKKPLTPYFRFFMEKRAKYATLHPEMSNLDLTKILSKKYKELPDKKKTKYIEDFQREKQDFDKNMAKFREEHPELVQTTKKPDVPEKPKTPQQLWYNHERKVFLKMKPDASTKEVKDSLGKQWSQLPDKKRLKWIHKALEQRKQYEDIMRDYIQKHPEMNISEEGMVRSTLTKAERQLKDKFDGRPTKPPPNSYSLYCAELMANMKDVPSTERMVLCSQRWKLLSQKEKDAYHKKCEQKKKEYEVELLRFLESLPEEEQKRVLSEEKMFGLAKKNAKSGASPDAKGKSKTSPDKKAAADRGKLPETPKTAEEIWQQSVIGDYLARFKNDRIKALKSMESTWLNMEKKEKIMWIKKAAEDQKRYERELSDMRAPPAATNPAKKLKFKGEPKKAPMNGYQKFSQELLSNGELNHLPLKERMVEIGSRWQRISPAQKEYYKKLAEDQQRVYRTQLETWMKSLSSQDRAAYKEQSSNKRKSTTKLKTPNAKVKASQSKSDDDDDEDDDEEEDEEEEDKEESSEDGDSSDSSSEEESEDAEENEDEEDEEDEEDDEDNESGSSSSSSSSAESSESESN comes from the exons ATGAACGGAGCAACTGGTGGCGCACAGACAAAGACCAACATGACTGCCCAAGGTGATCAAG AACAATGGTCTCAAGAGGACATGCTCACCCTCCTGGAAACCATGAAGACTATCCTGCCTAGCCAGGACAGCTCAAAGTACAAAACCACAGAGTCTCACCTGGACTGGGAGAAGCTGTCCTTCAAGAACTACACAGGGATCATGTGTCGTCAAAAGTGGATTGAGATCTCAAATGAG ATCAGGAAGTTCCGAACTCTCTCAGAACTTATTCAAGACGCAGAAGAACACGTGAAGAACCCATATAAAGGAAAGAAATTGAAG AAACATCCAGAATTTCCAAAGAAGCCCCTTACTCCATATTTCCGCTTTTTTATGGAGAAGAGGGCTAAGTATGCTACGCTTCATCCTGAGATGAGCAACCTGGACCTAACGAAAATCCTATCTAAGAAGTACAAAGAGTTACCAGACAAGAAAAAG ACTAAGTATATTGAGGATTTCCAGAGAGAGAAACAAGATTTTGACAAGAACATGGCAAAATTCAG AGAGGAGCATCCAGAACTTGTGCAAACTACAAAGAAACCTGACGTCCCTGAAAAACCCAAGACCCCCCAACAACTGTGGTATAATCATGAGAGGAAGGTCTTCCTTAAAATGAAGCCTGAC GCTAGCACAAAGGAAGTAAAGGACTCCCTGGGAAAACAGTGGTCACAACTCCCTGATAAGAAACGACTCAAGTGGATCCATAAAGCATTGGAACAGCGCAAACAATATGAG GACATTATGCGGGATTACATCCAGAAGCACCCAGAAATGAACATTTCTGAGGAGGGCATGGTCCGTTCCACCCTCACCAAGGCTGAGCGGCAGCTAAAAGACAAGTTTGATGGCCGACCTACTAAACCACCTCC AAACAGCTACTCCTTGTACTGTGCAGAACTGATGGCCAACATGAAGGATGTCCCCAGCACCGAACGCATGGTCCTGTGCAGTCAGCGGTGGAAGCTGCTTTCTCAGAAGGAAAAAGATGCTTACCACAAGAAGTGTGAACAG AAAAAGAAAGAATATGAAGTGGAGTTGTTGCGATTTCTGGAG AGCCTCCCAGAAGAAGAACAAAAGCGGGTTCTCTCAGAAGAAAAGATGTTTGGACTGGCTAAGAAAAACGCCAAATCAGGAGCTTCTCCAGATGCTAAA GGAAAGAGCAAAACTAGTCCAGACAAAAAGGCTGCAGCTGATCGGGGGAAACTCCCAGAAACTCCAAAAACGGCTGAAGAAATTTGGCAGCAGAGTGTGATTGGCGACTATCTAGCCCGGTTTAAG AATGATCGAATTAAAGCCCTTAAATCTATGGAGTCAACTTGGTTGAATATGGAGAAAAAGGAGAAGATCATGTGGATTAAAAAAGCAGCTGAGGACCAGAAACGATATGAG AGAGAGCTAAGTGATATGAGGGCTCCTCCAGCTGCAACAAACCCTGCAAAGAAGCTAAAGTTCAAGGGAGAACCAAAAAAAGCCCCAAT GAATGGTTACCAGAAGTTCTCGCAGGAGCTCCTCTCAAATGGAGAGCTCAACCATCTCCCTCTGAAAGAACGTATGGTAGAGATTGGCAGCCGGTGGCAGCGAATTTCCCCTGCTCAGAAGGAATATTACAAAAAGCTGGCAGAAGATCAGCAGAGAGTCTACCGCACGCAACTGGAAACCTGGATGAAG AGTTTATCCTCTCAGGATCGAGCTGCTTACAAAGAGCAGTCATCTAAT AAACGCAAGAGTACAACAAAACTCAAGACTCCCAATGCAAAAGTCAAGGCATCTCAGAGCAAATCT gatgatgatgacgatgaagaTGATGACGAAGAGGAGGATGAAGAAGAGGAAGACAAAGAGGAGTCTTCTGAAGATGGAGACTCCTCTGACTCAAGCAGTGAAGAAGAAAGTGAAGATGCAGAAGAG AATGAAGATGAGGAAGATGAAGAGGACGAAGAAGATGATGAAGATAATGAATCTGGTTCCAgttcttcatcatcatcatcagcagAATCTTCGGAGTCTGAATCGAACTGA